Proteins found in one Aethina tumida isolate Nest 87 chromosome 1, icAetTumi1.1, whole genome shotgun sequence genomic segment:
- the LOC109596020 gene encoding aquaporin-11 — MSVSLPRRIWRVFKSLGVVGWSKKKNILGVNPIFISTAFIILTLGLASLLRKAAKKSLSDNLFKILVLEFIATLELCASCFELIIVADNWGIEAYALYLFLLTIWWSSCWEESSACPYMPLEELLEGTKNFSTVGLIILSQVLGGLVTFRYVQLFWATELVETHRGKAFEDCAADLQVDMLTGAIIEAVGTAMCRITSRTLSEANAKFIGVLDAFFATMMVVIAFNYSGGYFNPALATSLKLGCEGNTFVEHMVVYWIGATLGSVISVLMFRNKTLQNYFTSIPEKIE, encoded by the exons ATGAGCGTCTCACTGCCAAGAAGAATATGGAGGGTGTTCAAGAGCCTCGGTGTCGTTGGATGGAG CAAGAAAAAGAACATCTTAGGAGTGAACCCTATATTCATATCAACCGCATTTATTATCCTAACTCTGGGCTTGGCCAGTTTGCTCAGAAAAGCTGCAAAAAAATCATTGAGTGATAATCTCTTCAAAATACTGGTGCTGGAATTCATTGCCACATTAGAACTGTGCGCCTCTTGCTTCGAATTAATTATAG TTGCAGACAATTGGGGCATTGAAGCGTACGCTCTGTACCTCTTCCTATTGACCATTTGGTGGTCGAGTTGCTGGGAGGAATCATCAGCATGTCCCTATATGCCTTTAGAAGAATTATTGGAAGGCACTAAGAATTTTTCCACGGTGGGTTTGATAATTTTGTCTCAAGTACTTGGTGGATTGGTCACTTTCCGATATGTCCAATTATTTTGGGCTACAGAATTGGTGGAGACGCACAGAGGAAAGGCATTTGAAGATTGCGCTGCAGATTTACAG GTAGACATGTTGACTGGAGCAATAATAGAGGCAGTGGGAACAGCTATGTGTCGAATTACATCAAGAACTTTGAGCGAGGCCAATGCAAAGTTTATAGGAGTTCTCGACGCATTTTTTGCAACTATGATGGTCGTAATAG cTTTTAATTATTCTGGTGGTTATTTTAATCCGGCCTTGGCAACTTCTTTGAAACTAGGCTGCGAAGGCAACACGTTCGTAGAACACATGGTGGTATACTGGATTGGTGCCACTTTGGGATCAGTCATTTCCGTCCTTatgtttagaaataaaacCTTGCAGAACTACTTTACGTCCATACCcgaaaaaattgaatga
- the LOC109596028 gene encoding uncharacterized protein LOC109596028, producing the protein MSLNSEDLNYDFNYNMFLAKNAISNLPKCEDRQKVVRWMRKLASSNRTVQEMKLRNDFMYYLISNIQRGFLEAPFTDHPPTSPLPNISNLLPGVGVDDPDVTFDNKDGTGGKMPMLYENSPDGGAFLAAQPVPRCGAFCYLAVVARNPKE; encoded by the exons ATGTCTCTGAACTCTGAAGATTTGAACTATGACTTCAACTACAACATGTTCTTGGCGAAAAATGCCATATCGAATCTGCCTAAATGCGAAG aCAGGCAAAAAGTCGTGCGATGGATGAGAAAACTGGCCTCCAGCAACAGAACCGTGCAAGAAATGAAGCTCCGCAACGATTTCATGTATTATTTGATCAGCAACATTCAGCGTGGTTTCCTGGAAGCTCCATTTACGGATCACCCTCCCACCAGTCCGTTGCCCAACATTTCCAACCTTTtg CCCGGCGTCGGAGTTGATGATCCAGACGTCACGTTTGACAACAAAGACGGAACCGGTGGAAAAATGCCCATGCTATATGAAAATTCACCAGACGGCGGAGCATTTTTGGCAGCTCAGCCAGTACCACGTTGCGGGGCTTTCTGTTACTTGGCGGTTGTGGCCAGAAACcccaaagaataa
- the LOC109596023 gene encoding uncharacterized protein LOC109596023, whose product MESTKDETQLKCYTKNIEVYNLEECFRAILAKKPVTISAGTAYKIIIQLCNTPITYGDHRLKSILPYMLMHHMTIWPGWQKILKYKSNNLEFNKSLDVFKNYLTYKINYIIKNDFKKALNQYLNDDKANKADKPTSDSFTQTECQIKDFSPYTIVVNTPADCISRLLFSDGPDEKLVLKYHQQQGWSNLDVKIMFNWPHISVKFSTSEIEIRRSNKHQYVRYISLPASIRHTMKSDFIEEVDYIDEKRQRKAYTVNLLKEYCRKYVESYKRHVIETQNPTLSENMSDCEEFLAQFCMDIEEININQSFASNTSVLFNISGFLYSRSKKMRVENNEPTVCLFEYLTPKVELSLVRFYGVVTDETTGVSQFRTLNNPSMPFLRPTMEYNCTYCRVRFLSKKTLMDHLYQKHSPEPSMVCSKCAVQFDVVSLARNRWKHICKADTNETTQDDSQISQNNGI is encoded by the exons ATGGAGTCAACAAAAGACGAAACACAATTAAAgtgttatacaaaaaatattgaggtATACAATCTTGAGGAGTGCTTCAGAGCGATACTCGCAAAGAAACCAGTTACAATATCTGCAGGCACagcatacaaaataataattcaactgTGCAACACACCTATAACATACGGAGATCACAGATTAAAATCAATTCTACCTTACATGTTGATGCACCACATGACGATCTGGCCAGGTTGGCAAAAAATTCTCAAATATAAATCGAACAacttagaatttaataaatcacttGATGTGTTCAAGAATTACctcacatataaaattaactatataaTCAAGAATGACTTCAAAAAGGCTTTAAATCAATATCTTAATGATGACAAAGCCAATAAAGCAGACAAACCAACATCTGATTCTTTCACACAAACTGAATGTCAAATTAAGGATTTTTCTCCATATACTATTGTTGTTAACACACCAGCAGATTGCATTTCCAGATTGCTATTTAGTGATGGCCCCGAtg aaaaacttgttttaaaatatcatcaaCAACAAGGTTGGTCCAACCTAGATGTCAAAATAATGTTCAATTGGCCTCATATTTCTGTTAAGTTTTCAACTTCAGAAATAGAAATAAGAAGGAGTAATAAACACCAATATGTACGATATATATCACTACCTGCATCAATTAGGCACACAATGAAATCTGATTTTATTGAAGAGGTAGACTATATTGATGAGAAAAGACAAAGAAAAGCATACACTGTGAATCTCTTGAAGGAATACTGCAGGAAGTATGTAGAATCATACAAAAGACATGTTATAGAG ACACAAAATCCAACACTTAGTGAAAATATGTCAGATTGTGAAGAGTTTTTAGCACAATTCTGTATGGACATTGAAGAAATAAACATCAACCAATCATTTGCATCAAACACATCAGTTCTTTTCAATATAAGCGGATTTTTATACAGCAGAAGTAAAAAGATGAGAGTAGA AAACAATGAGCCTACAGTCtgtttgtttgaatatttaacacCAAAAGTTGAACTGAGTTTAGTTCGTTTCTACGGCGTTGTGACTGACGAAACAACAGGTGTATCTCAATTTAGGACATTAAACAATCCATCTATGCCTTTCCTTAGACCTACGATGGAATATAACTGTACTTATTGTCGAGTCaggtttttaagtaaaaaaactttaatggaTCATTTATACCAGAAACATTCACCAGAACCGTCAATGGTCTGCAGCAAATGTGCTGTACAGTTTGATGTTGTTAGTCTAGCCAGAAACAGGTGGAAGCATATTTGTAAAGCTGATACAAATGAGACTACACAAGACGACTCGCAGATATCGCAAAATAAcggaatttaa
- the LOC109596022 gene encoding uncharacterized protein LOC109596022: protein MDTGVQSIEINEDEITLRKCFSDIIQRKEISLDEQVIIRIIKKDLLIDYDRCQQSLKPFLIKLFLVCINSWPGWRKGREYFSGKLSENEWFDKLKQFLTLKLYTGKSEYQTVIDAIQKEKCQETSKRSTQTHYTTAPFIINITCNPAMISSITFTDSLTSPDNVFISCNDRQRRPNKRLNRIDNWPYVEVIFESPELMFTRKNVTEYKRYLGLTTTFMKHEKPEFLDSVELIKPQLTRDIYTLRYIEAYCIKYVDTLTHYVSSYGIGNEFLKDIKVILNEFLLDIADININGTMATNTVITFNIGKHSYVRVKNLTNSNGTQTKTDIGFCEWIIPKTEMGLVYFTALQDKTRPNISFTYLNSLIDHKIPKSQMDKIFPVIKYRCSCCDIKLSSGAEMYRHFKEIHIVEENIFCYTCKTPFSLVDLCESRWNHNCKISV, encoded by the exons ATGGACACAGGCGTCCAAAGTATAGAAATTAATGAAGATGAAATCACTTtgagaaaatgtttttctgATATTATACAAAGGAAGGAAATTAGCTTAGATGAACAAGTAATTatcagaattattaaaaaagatctATTAATAGACTATGATCGTTGTCAGCAAAgtttaaaaccatttttaattaaattatttcttgtgTGCATCAATTCATGGCCAGGTTGGAGAAAAGGCAGAGAGTACTTTTCAGgtaaattatctgaaaatgaGTGGTTTGACAAATTGAAACAATTCTTAACTTTGAAACTGTATACTGGCAAATCTGAATATCAGACTGTGATAGATGCAATACAGAAGGAAAAATGTCAAGAGACTTCCAAACGTAGTACACAAACACATTATACAACTGCTcctttcattataaatattacttgtaACCCTGCCATGATAAGCAGCATAACATTTACAGATTCTCTAACTAGTCCag ACAATGTCTTTATAAGTTGTAATGATCGTCAACGTAGACCTAACAAAAGACTTAATAGGATAGACAACTGGCCATATGTAGAAGTGATATTTGAATCTCCAGAACTAATGTTTACTAGAAAAAACGTGACTGAATATAAACGATATTTGGGTTTAACTACAACTTTTATGAAACATGAAAAACCTGAATTTTTAGACAgtgttgaattaattaaaccacaGTTGACAAGGGATATTTATACTTTGCGATACATTGAAgcttattgtataaaatatgttgacaCATTGACTCATTATGTGTCTAGT TATGGTATTGGAAATGAGTTCTTAAAGGACATTAAAGTTATATTGAATGAGTTTTTACTCGATATCGctgatataaacataaatgggACCATGGCTACAAATACTGTGATTACTTTCAATATTGGCAAACACAGTTACGTAAGAGTGAAAAATTTGACCAATTCAAA CGGGACACAAACGAAAACGGACATTGGATTTTGTGAATGGATAATCCCAAAGACAGAAATGGGCCTCGTTTACTTCACCGCGCTCCAGGACAAAACACGCCCCAACATTTCATTCACTTATCTCAACTCATTGATTGACCATAAAATTCCAAAGAGTcaaatggataaaatatttcctgtTATTAAATATCGATGTAGCTGCTGCGACATCAAATTATCGTCAGGAGCCGAGATGTACAGACATTTTAAGGAAATACACATTGTCGAAGAgaacatattttgttacacTTGCAAGACGCCGTTCTCTCTTGTCGATTTGTGTGAGTCACGATGGAATCACAACTgtaaaatttctgtttaa